The uncultured Dysgonomonas sp. genome contains the following window.
TTTTAGCATCGAAGTCGTAACTGGTGTTGAAATTGAAATTCCAGTTTTTTGTAGGTTGTATGCTTCCGCTTAATCCGAAGTTTTTGGTTATCCGCCCTTTATATTCCATCTTGTCATAATCAAAATCCCCGTAATTATAATTCATGGAGAAGTTGAAGGCCAGGTTCCATTTAATTTCATTTTTTATATAACCGTCTTCATCGTATTGGTTATCATCTTTCTTTTTTTCCAGCAGGCTGCCTTTTTTCTGTTCTCCGGCTTCACCTTCAGGGCTGTCTGTATCCGTCTGGCTGCCTTCCTTTTTACCGCCTTCTTTCTCTATATCTTTACCAAACAGCTTTTTAAAGGTGTCCTGATTAATGGATGGAGATATGGAATATCCCGTACTTTTCAGTCGTCCTATACCCTTACCGTGGCTGATACGCAGCTTGTCAACCTTTGTAGGACTGCCATATTGGTCCAATCCATACATATACGGGTCAAAAGCGGCACCTATATTTACTACAAATGATTTACTGAATTTGAAACGGGCATTTACAGCAATGTCGCTCCATTTGAGGGAGTCGGCCATCATATTATTGCTAAAATTGATGCTTAGATTGTCTATCAGGCTTATCTTTTTGTATCCGGTCGAATCTTTTTCGGACGCGACTTTCATTTCCAGGTTATTCTCAAAGTTGAATGAAACCATTCCTGAAGCACCCATCGGAGCTGTACCAAACATACCCTGCGAATAAGGAGAATATACATATTCCATTTGTTGCCCTTTCGAATCGATATATTTATATCTTTCGTAGAATCCAAACATAGGGTCACTGAAGTCGGGGGCATAACTTAGACTGATACTGGGAGTGAATACATGGCGGATTCGTGTTGTTTTGGAAAAAACAGGTATATATTCACCATATAATTTAGTTTGGAAACTCAATGCGGCATTGAAATCATAGACACGCTTGAATGAATATGTCGTATCGCCCCGCATACTCATATGCGTGTTTGTCTCAGGATTCCATTGTTTTTGTATCTTACTGGTATACCAACGTTCCGTATAATTTATAGATGGCGTGATATTCAGATAATTGAAAGCGCTGAATGTAGCAGAGACCGGAATGGAATGTTTCATTGCATTTTTCCAATCCTTTTTTAAGCTGGATTTAAATAACAGGTTTTCTTTTGTATCGATACTGTTTCTGAAATCTCCGGTATAACTTAGTTGTATCTTCTCATACCAGCGCTCTGCTCCGGCCGCTTCCTTTCTTTTGAATGGCGCTACACGGCTCATAGTTACGGTCAGGTTCGGCAAAGTCATGGAGATGGACGAGTCTTGGCTACGCTGTGCCACATTCATAGAGGCAGATATACTCCACGCCGAATTTGGTATTTTTTGAGTCAGATTGACGCTCGAACCTTTCGTGTTACTTGTACCTTGGCGGGTATACCGGTTGTCAAGGCTGTTGTTATTATAAGAGCTTGTCGCAAAATTCACACTTGCAGAGAGTGTCCGGAACATATTCGCTTTAGGGTCTTGCGAGTGGGTCCAGTTGATGGCGAGGTCTTTACTTATCGATTGGTCTACATCCTTTTCCCCGTATTTGTTATACAGGTAATTGAAGTCGAACGAGCCGGAATACTTATAACGTTTACGGTATGATGAACGGGCCTTGAGCGCCCACGAACCTTTTGTATAAATATCACCCGTGAGGGCAAGGTCTATATTGTCATTAATGGCGAAGTAATATCCTCCGTCGTGCAGGTTGAATCCTCTGTCCATCTCGTCTCCGTAAGACGGCATGATGACTCCCGATGAATATTTATCGGAAAATGGAAAGAATCCGAAAGGAAGTCCCAGAGGTAAGGGTAATCCTTCGATAACGAGATACGCAGGCCCTGTTACTACATTCTTTTTCGGTTTTACCTTTGCTTTTGTCAGTGCCAGATAGAAATGCGGGTGTTCGTGGTCGTCGCAGGTTGTATATTTACCATCGAGCATAAAGAAAGAGTTGTCCTCCTGCTTCTTAGCTCTTCCCGCTATTACATAACCTTCCCCCTGAGTGGTAACGACATTGGTGATATATGCCTTTTTTGTTTTGAAATTATACTTCATATCTTTCGACTCATAATCCGTCCCTCCATCGGAAAAGATGGGGTAGCCG
Protein-coding sequences here:
- a CDS encoding putative LPS assembly protein LptD translates to MRKVRILAYIFLCILFSVPFWGAQYAYTKHRAINLIYSNDTLPRVKGDSLPKNDSLKLHNDSLLQDSTAQKKNALDAVVDYTANDSVVLMASNWGYLYGSAEVKYTEITLKGEKLSMNMDSSLVYASYGLDSVGNEFGYPIFSDGGTDYESKDMKYNFKTKKAYITNVVTTQGEGYVIAGRAKKQEDNSFFMLDGKYTTCDDHEHPHFYLALTKAKVKPKKNVVTGPAYLVIEGLPLPLGLPFGFFPFSDKYSSGVIMPSYGDEMDRGFNLHDGGYYFAINDNIDLALTGDIYTKGSWALKARSSYRKRYKYSGSFDFNYLYNKYGEKDVDQSISKDLAINWTHSQDPKANMFRTLSASVNFATSSYNNNSLDNRYTRQGTSNTKGSSVNLTQKIPNSAWSISASMNVAQRSQDSSISMTLPNLTVTMSRVAPFKRKEAAGAERWYEKIQLSYTGDFRNSIDTKENLLFKSSLKKDWKNAMKHSIPVSATFSAFNYLNITPSINYTERWYTSKIQKQWNPETNTHMSMRGDTTYSFKRVYDFNAALSFQTKLYGEYIPVFSKTTRIRHVFTPSISLSYAPDFSDPMFGFYERYKYIDSKGQQMEYVYSPYSQGMFGTAPMGASGMVSFNFENNLEMKVASEKDSTGYKKISLIDNLSINFSNNMMADSLKWSDIAVNARFKFSKSFVVNIGAAFDPYMYGLDQYGSPTKVDKLRISHGKGIGRLKSTGYSISPSINQDTFKKLFGKDIEKEGGKKEGSQTDTDSPEGEAGEQKKGSLLEKKKDDNQYDEDGYIKNEIKWNLAFNFSMNYNYGDFDYDKMEYKGRITKNFGLSGSIQPTKNWNFNFNTSYDFDAKKIAYMSCNLTRNLHCWSITASFNPVGAYKSYYVSLRASSSLLQDLKYEQRGRSSSYDPNWD